One window from the genome of Bradyrhizobium xenonodulans encodes:
- a CDS encoding TIGR03808 family TAT-translocated repetitive protein, producing the protein MDLNRRHLIGASTAGIAGALAMPADAARAAPLTSLLGRDATQYGVRPGSSEDQTRALQRAIDEAARVQMPLALPPGIYRSGLLRLPNGAQLIGVRGATKLVFTGGASAIQSDGSDAIGLTGITFDGGDIPLPTRRGLIHALGGRDVRITDCEITGSGGSGIWLEQVSGDVSGNIFTNIAVTAVVSFDARGLSVSRNTIIGTNDNGIEILRTAIGDDGTLVTDNRIEDIKAGPGGSGQYGNAINAFRAGNVIVRGNRIRNCDYSAVRGNSASNIHITGNSVSDVREVALYSEFAFEAAVIANNIVDGAAVGVSVCNFNEGGRIAVVQGNIIRNLIPKRPIGTAPDDDAGVGIYIEADSSVTGNVIENAPSYGIVAGWGKYLRDVAITGNVIRKALAGVGVSVMPGAGTALVNNNMISETPHGAVVGLDHARAVTSDLSAEGAQRFAQVLVGGNAVRR; encoded by the coding sequence ATGGACCTCAATCGCCGTCATCTCATCGGAGCTTCCACCGCAGGCATCGCGGGCGCACTGGCTATGCCGGCCGATGCCGCGCGCGCGGCGCCGCTGACGTCCCTGCTCGGCCGCGATGCCACGCAATATGGCGTGCGGCCCGGCAGCAGCGAGGATCAGACCCGTGCGCTCCAGCGCGCCATCGACGAAGCCGCGCGGGTGCAGATGCCGCTGGCACTGCCGCCCGGCATCTACCGCAGCGGATTGTTGCGGTTGCCGAACGGCGCCCAACTCATTGGCGTGCGCGGCGCGACCAAGCTTGTCTTTACCGGCGGCGCCTCGGCAATCCAGAGCGACGGCTCCGACGCAATCGGCCTCACCGGCATCACCTTCGACGGCGGCGACATTCCGCTGCCGACCCGGCGCGGATTGATCCACGCCCTCGGCGGGCGTGACGTCCGCATCACCGATTGCGAGATCACCGGCTCCGGCGGCAGCGGCATCTGGCTCGAGCAGGTGTCCGGTGATGTCTCTGGCAATATCTTCACCAACATCGCGGTCACGGCGGTGGTCTCATTCGACGCCAGGGGCCTCAGCGTGTCCCGCAATACCATCATTGGCACCAACGACAACGGCATCGAGATCCTGCGCACCGCGATCGGCGACGACGGCACGCTGGTCACTGATAACCGCATCGAGGACATCAAGGCCGGCCCCGGCGGCTCCGGCCAGTACGGCAACGCCATCAACGCCTTCCGCGCCGGCAACGTGATCGTGCGCGGCAACCGCATCAGGAATTGCGATTACTCCGCGGTCCGCGGCAACTCCGCATCCAACATTCACATCACCGGCAACAGCGTCAGCGACGTGCGCGAGGTCGCGCTCTATTCGGAGTTCGCGTTCGAGGCCGCCGTGATCGCCAACAACATTGTCGACGGCGCCGCCGTCGGCGTCTCCGTCTGCAATTTCAACGAGGGCGGCCGCATCGCCGTGGTCCAGGGCAACATCATCCGCAACCTGATCCCGAAACGGCCGATCGGCACCGCGCCCGACGACGATGCTGGCGTCGGCATCTACATCGAGGCGGATAGTTCGGTGACCGGCAACGTGATCGAGAATGCGCCGTCCTACGGCATCGTCGCCGGCTGGGGCAAATATCTGCGCGACGTCGCAATCACCGGCAACGTGATCCGCAAGGCCCTCGCCGGCGTCGGCGTCTCCGTGATGCCGGGCGCCGGCACAGCGCTCGTCAACAACAACATGATCTCGGAAACCCCGCACGGCGCCGTGGTCGGACTCGATCACGCCCGTGCAGTGACGTCGGATCTGTCGGCGGAAGGTGCGCAGCGCTTCGCGCAGGTGCTGGTCGGCGGGAACGCTGTGCGGCGGTAG
- the paoA gene encoding aldehyde dehydrogenase iron-sulfur subunit PaoA, with protein sequence MSRRNLLIGTATTVAIGAGARAADAQNAAAGLPLPAGEAPAMATVSFSVNGEARALKLDTRTTLLDALREHLHLTGTKKGCDHGQCGACTVIVGGQRINSCLTLAVMHEGDSVTTIEGLGTPEHMHPMQAAFVKHDGFQCGYCTPGQICSAVSVLQEIKAGIPSHVTADLNATPQLTNAELRERMSGNICRCGAYSNIAEAITEVAGRPA encoded by the coding sequence ATGTCGCGGCGGAACCTTCTGATCGGAACCGCCACGACGGTTGCGATCGGAGCCGGCGCGCGAGCGGCCGACGCGCAGAACGCCGCGGCCGGGCTTCCGCTGCCTGCCGGGGAAGCCCCCGCGATGGCGACGGTTTCCTTCAGCGTCAACGGCGAGGCGAGGGCGTTGAAGCTGGACACGCGGACCACGCTGCTCGATGCCCTGCGCGAACATCTCCATCTCACCGGCACGAAGAAGGGGTGCGATCACGGCCAGTGCGGCGCCTGCACCGTGATCGTCGGCGGACAGCGCATCAATTCCTGCCTGACATTGGCCGTCATGCATGAGGGCGACAGCGTCACGACGATTGAAGGGCTTGGCACGCCGGAGCACATGCATCCGATGCAGGCGGCCTTCGTCAAGCACGACGGCTTTCAGTGCGGCTATTGCACGCCGGGACAGATCTGCTCGGCGGTGTCCGTGCTCCAGGAGATCAAGGCCGGAATTCCAAGCCACGTCACCGCCGACCTCAACGCTACTCCGCAATTGACGAATGCCGAACTTCGCGAGCGCATGAGCGGCAACATCTGCCGTTGCGGCGCCTACTCCAACATTGCCGAGGCGATCACCGAGGTTGCCGGGAGGCCCGCATGA
- a CDS encoding sigma-70 family RNA polymerase sigma factor — MSVTQAASDEVLIARIAQGDRLAMQVLYGRHHVRVYRFGLRLVRDEQAAEDLISEVFLDVWRQAGKFEGRSAVSTWLLAITRFKALSALRRRKDVGLDDEAANAIEDSSDDPEIAVQKKDTSEALRECLTGLSPDHREIVDLVYYHEKSVEEVAEIVGIPENTVKTRLFYARKKLAELLKAAGVERGWP, encoded by the coding sequence TTGAGCGTGACACAGGCGGCTTCGGACGAGGTCCTGATCGCCAGGATCGCTCAAGGTGACCGGCTCGCCATGCAGGTGCTGTACGGGCGGCATCATGTCAGGGTCTACAGGTTCGGGCTGAGGCTCGTGCGAGACGAGCAGGCGGCGGAAGACCTCATTAGCGAGGTATTTCTCGACGTCTGGCGTCAAGCCGGCAAGTTCGAGGGCCGATCGGCCGTTTCCACCTGGCTGCTGGCAATTACCCGATTCAAGGCCCTGTCTGCGCTCCGGCGCAGGAAGGACGTTGGATTGGACGACGAAGCTGCAAACGCGATCGAGGATTCGTCCGACGATCCGGAAATCGCGGTGCAGAAGAAGGATACCAGTGAAGCGTTGCGGGAGTGTCTGACGGGCCTCTCGCCGGATCACCGGGAGATCGTCGATCTCGTCTACTACCACGAGAAGTCCGTGGAAGAAGTGGCCGAAATCGTCGGCATTCCGGAGAACACTGTGAAGACGCGCTTGTTCTATGCGCGCAAGAAACTGGCCGAACTGCTGAAGGCAGCCGGCGTTGAGCGAGGCTGGCCATGA
- a CDS encoding DUF2336 domain-containing protein, with protein sequence MRSKSAKSSENLLEELQAALSHGTVARRVETLRRVTDLFLGNAVDYSDEHVRVFDDVFQCLIEQIEISAKALLAARLAPIAAAPPKIIRTLALDEVIEIAGPVLSKSERLDETTLIEVARTRGQAHLKAISLRRVLSEALTEVLVTRGNEDVVQSTVSNPGARLSEGSLADLVTRAERDDALATCIGLRPDLPRHHYLKLVAKASLSVRRKLEAAHPELADEVSSVVQEAAQRVRAAAMTRQTEMARALVKSLHDDGRLNEFQVTTFAEQGKFDETNAGLAALAGVAVETAETMMIESRTEGVMILAKVAGMQWSSVRAIIAMREKLSGDSQTDMLTLRDTYEALRSSTAQQVLRFHRMQGTIPAA encoded by the coding sequence ATGAGATCCAAATCCGCAAAGTCATCCGAGAATCTGCTCGAGGAATTGCAGGCTGCACTCTCGCACGGCACCGTTGCGCGCCGGGTCGAGACGCTGCGCCGCGTCACCGACCTCTTCCTGGGCAACGCGGTGGATTATTCCGACGAGCACGTCAGGGTGTTCGACGACGTATTCCAGTGCCTGATCGAACAGATCGAGATTTCGGCCAAGGCGCTGCTTGCCGCCCGCCTTGCGCCGATCGCGGCCGCGCCGCCGAAAATCATCCGCACGCTCGCGCTGGACGAGGTCATCGAGATCGCCGGTCCCGTGCTGTCGAAATCGGAACGGCTCGACGAGACGACCCTGATCGAGGTCGCGCGCACACGGGGCCAGGCGCATCTCAAGGCGATCTCGCTGCGGCGGGTGCTGTCGGAAGCGCTGACCGAGGTGCTGGTGACGCGCGGCAACGAAGACGTGGTGCAATCGACCGTCAGCAATCCGGGCGCGCGGCTCTCCGAGGGAAGCCTCGCCGACCTCGTCACGCGCGCCGAACGCGACGATGCCCTCGCGACCTGCATCGGCCTGCGCCCCGACCTGCCGCGCCATCACTATTTGAAGCTGGTCGCAAAGGCCTCCTTGAGCGTGCGCAGGAAGCTGGAGGCCGCCCATCCCGAGCTCGCGGACGAAGTGTCGAGCGTGGTCCAGGAAGCGGCCCAGCGGGTCCGCGCCGCTGCCATGACCAGGCAGACCGAGATGGCCCGCGCGCTGGTGAAGTCACTGCACGACGACGGCCGTCTCAACGAGTTCCAGGTCACGACCTTCGCCGAGCAGGGCAAGTTCGACGAGACCAATGCGGGGCTCGCGGCGCTCGCCGGCGTCGCAGTCGAGACCGCCGAAACCATGATGATCGAGAGCCGCACCGAGGGCGTGATGATCCTCGCCAAAGTCGCGGGCATGCAATGGTCGAGCGTGCGCGCGATCATCGCCATGCGGGAAAAGCTCTCCGGCGACTCGCAGACCGACATGCTGACGCTGCGCGATACCTATGAAGCCCTGCGCTCATCGACCGCGCAGCAAGTGCTGCGCTTCCACCGCATGCAGGGCACGATTCCGGCGGCGTGA
- a CDS encoding S8 family serine peptidase, translated as MTRKSESRVRAGAYGSSVGAALLLAACLGVEVAQAQAIMRTPTISVPSRTPTISPSIAARVSPGVAARAVGVAPGPRAIPAIPRTTTARMGPTPVLPYARYSPNLYPACTGPYRDAGGECLAQPNAGGDGAGKSGRKSAAKGRGNSPLAVVNLRTFANEFVAEIDGALSVAEADELARRHGLTRVASENFPLIGATFGLFRITDGRAYETVRREFATDASVRSVQANFRYVLQDQKASTPSEGDPAQYALSKLRLPQAHTLAHGANVTVAVIDSGIDASHPELANSVADNFDALGSSEGPHVHGTGIAGAIVAHARLMGSAPEARIIAIRAFGGATGGAQSSSYIILRSLNYAAEHGAQIVNMSFAGPKDAVIERAIAATAARGLVLIAAAGNAGEKSPPLYPAANPNVIAVSATDRQDKLFSASNRGNYIALAAPGVDIFLPAPDGKYQMTSGTSFSAAYVSGVAALLLERNYTLKPEALRMALTKTARDLGSPGRDDFFGDGQADAFAAVMSVPADSATPVAAASGTTKREDAGKRREEPGVRAIEQPSLSSADDKSAISQADKPATR; from the coding sequence ATGACGCGCAAGTCTGAGAGCAGGGTACGCGCCGGGGCCTACGGTTCGTCGGTCGGAGCCGCGCTACTGCTCGCCGCCTGTCTCGGCGTCGAGGTTGCGCAGGCGCAGGCGATCATGCGCACGCCGACGATCAGCGTCCCCTCGCGTACGCCGACCATTTCTCCCAGTATCGCCGCGCGCGTCAGCCCCGGTGTTGCCGCGCGGGCGGTCGGCGTCGCCCCTGGGCCGCGAGCTATCCCTGCCATCCCGCGCACGACCACCGCGCGGATGGGGCCAACGCCGGTGCTGCCCTATGCGCGTTACTCGCCGAACCTCTATCCGGCCTGCACCGGGCCCTACCGCGACGCCGGCGGCGAATGCCTGGCGCAGCCGAACGCAGGCGGCGATGGCGCGGGCAAATCGGGCAGGAAGAGCGCCGCCAAGGGGCGTGGCAACAGCCCGCTTGCCGTGGTGAATTTGCGCACCTTCGCCAATGAATTCGTGGCCGAGATTGACGGTGCATTGTCGGTGGCGGAGGCTGACGAGCTTGCCCGGCGGCACGGCTTGACGCGCGTCGCTTCCGAAAATTTTCCGCTGATCGGGGCCACGTTCGGCCTGTTTCGCATCACTGACGGCCGCGCTTACGAGACCGTGCGCCGGGAATTCGCCACTGATGCCAGCGTGCGCTCGGTGCAGGCGAACTTCCGTTACGTGCTCCAGGACCAGAAGGCGTCGACGCCGAGCGAGGGCGATCCCGCGCAATATGCACTGTCGAAGCTTCGCCTGCCGCAGGCACATACGCTGGCGCATGGCGCCAACGTGACGGTTGCCGTGATCGACTCCGGCATCGACGCCAGCCATCCCGAGCTCGCCAATTCCGTCGCCGACAATTTCGATGCGCTGGGCAGCTCCGAGGGCCCGCACGTCCACGGCACCGGCATTGCCGGCGCCATCGTGGCCCATGCCAGGCTGATGGGCAGTGCGCCCGAGGCGCGCATCATCGCCATCCGCGCCTTCGGCGGCGCCACGGGCGGTGCCCAGAGCTCGTCCTACATCATCCTGCGCTCTCTGAATTACGCCGCCGAGCACGGCGCGCAGATCGTCAATATGAGCTTTGCCGGTCCGAAGGACGCGGTGATCGAGCGCGCCATCGCGGCGACCGCCGCGCGCGGCCTCGTGCTGATCGCGGCCGCCGGCAATGCCGGCGAGAAATCACCGCCGCTCTATCCGGCTGCCAATCCCAACGTGATCGCAGTCAGCGCGACGGACCGGCAGGACAAGCTGTTCTCGGCGTCCAACCGCGGCAACTACATCGCGCTGGCGGCGCCCGGCGTCGACATCTTCCTGCCGGCGCCTGACGGCAAGTACCAGATGACGTCGGGAACCTCGTTCTCGGCTGCCTATGTCTCCGGCGTCGCGGCGCTGCTGCTCGAGCGTAATTACACATTGAAGCCGGAGGCGCTGCGTATGGCGCTGACGAAGACCGCGCGCGACCTCGGGTCACCCGGCCGTGATGATTTCTTCGGCGACGGCCAGGCCGATGCATTTGCCGCGGTGATGTCTGTTCCCGCCGACAGCGCGACGCCGGTCGCGGCGGCGTCCGGTACAACAAAACGTGAAGATGCCGGGAAGCGTCGCGAGGAGCCCGGCGTCCGCGCAATAGAACAACCTTCGCTCTCGAGTGCCGACGATAAATCCGCGATTTCTCAGGCGGATAAGCCCGCGACGCGATAG
- a CDS encoding GGDEF domain-containing protein, with translation MNTAATTLPERNAAEVADLVLMPETAAPEVLARRIRQRRQMYIGQVASYSLGASVLLLYAFDGAVSMAVPSLFWLGGLLIIGTFTVLSEAGFGDRFEDHYLTVFQISAHMALQLVFLLAVPTVGVAFIAVLFLIFAFGTLRMTSAQAMLTFALATSGLAFVFLGSDLPIGLPVTTRLERTASMLCFVLVIGQCAFLGLFGATLRKILYRRSIELKAAYQRIEELAELDELTGSYNRRCIMRLLDAEIEKSRQASAPCAIALIDLDWFKRINDAHGHPVGDEVLRTFAITIFANIRPADCFGRYGGEEFLLLLPGTDGEAASRMLDRLRGIVADLDWSAFSPGMRVTISAGVVTLRDNDTADTFLVRADSALYSAKALGRNRIVTS, from the coding sequence ATGAACACGGCCGCGACGACCTTACCGGAGAGGAATGCCGCTGAGGTCGCGGATCTCGTTCTCATGCCCGAGACGGCGGCACCCGAAGTCTTGGCGCGCCGGATCCGGCAACGCCGCCAGATGTATATCGGCCAGGTGGCGAGCTACTCGCTCGGCGCCTCGGTCCTGCTGCTCTACGCCTTTGACGGCGCGGTCTCCATGGCCGTTCCATCGCTGTTCTGGCTCGGCGGATTGCTGATCATCGGTACGTTCACCGTGCTGTCGGAAGCCGGCTTCGGCGACCGGTTCGAGGATCACTACCTCACCGTCTTCCAGATCTCGGCGCATATGGCGCTGCAACTGGTGTTCCTGCTCGCGGTGCCGACGGTCGGGGTCGCGTTCATCGCCGTGCTGTTCCTGATCTTCGCCTTCGGCACGCTGCGCATGACCTCAGCCCAGGCGATGCTGACCTTCGCGCTTGCCACGTCCGGGCTCGCATTCGTCTTCCTGGGCTCGGACCTGCCGATCGGCCTCCCGGTCACGACCCGCCTGGAGCGGACCGCCTCGATGCTGTGCTTCGTGCTGGTGATCGGCCAGTGCGCCTTCCTCGGCCTGTTCGGCGCCACCCTGCGCAAGATCCTGTACCGGCGCAGCATCGAGCTGAAGGCCGCCTATCAACGCATCGAGGAGCTCGCCGAGCTCGACGAGCTCACCGGCTCCTACAACCGCCGCTGCATCATGCGGCTTCTCGACGCAGAGATCGAAAAGTCGCGTCAGGCATCCGCACCTTGCGCGATCGCGCTGATCGACCTCGACTGGTTCAAGCGCATCAACGATGCCCACGGCCACCCCGTCGGCGACGAGGTGCTGCGCACCTTCGCGATCACCATTTTTGCCAACATCCGCCCGGCCGACTGCTTCGGCCGCTACGGCGGCGAGGAATTCCTGCTGCTGCTGCCGGGCACCGATGGCGAGGCGGCATCGCGCATGCTCGACCGCCTGCGTGGAATCGTCGCCGATCTCGACTGGAGCGCATTTTCCCCGGGCATGCGCGTGACCATTTCCGCGGGCGTCGTGACGCTGCGCGACAATGATACTGCCGATACTTTTCTCGTGCGCGCCGACAGCGCGCTCTATTCTGCCAAGGCGCTAGGGCGCAACCGCATTGTGACGAGCTGA
- the paoC gene encoding aldehyde oxidoreductase molybdenum-binding subunit PaoC, which produces MKFDTPATTNPIDQLKIIGHATSRIDGPLKTTGRATYAYEWHDGIVQPAYGCIVGSAIAKGRIASIDLSLAKAAPGVIAIVTAENAGKLGKGNYNTAKLLGGPDIDHYHQAIAVVVAETFEQARAAAQLVKVDYATAKGSFDLSAGRDGAAKPSSRGDAPPDTAVGDFNGAFASAPVHLDASYTTPDQAHAMMEPHASMAAWDGDKLTLWTSNQMIAWTAGDVAKTLGLPKENVRLISPFIGGGFGGKLFLRSDAVLAALGARAANRPVKVALQRPLMFNNTTHRPATIQRIRIGANRDGKITAIGHESWSGNLPEGRPETAVQQTRLLYAGENRMTAMRLAMLDLPEGNAMRAPGEAPGMMALEIAMDEMAERLGIDPIEFRARNDTQVDPEHPNRPFSQRQLVECMRVGAERFRWDKRHAEPRKQRDGRWLVGMGMAAAFRNNLLMKSGARVRLDGQGRVTVETDMTDIGTGSYTIIAQTAAEMMGVPLEKVVVRLGDSSFPVSAGSGGQFGANNSTSGVYAACVKLREAVAQKLGFNSADIAFADGQVSSGNRSVPLGQAASDGELKAEDSIEYGDLAKTHQQSTFGAHFVELGVDVATAEIRVRRMLAVCAAGRILNPKTARSQVIGAMTMGVGAALMEELVVDKRAGFFVNHDLAGYEVPVHADIPHQDTIFLDETDPMSSPMKAKGIAELGICGVAAALANAIYNATGIRVRDYPITLDKLLEHMPDA; this is translated from the coding sequence ATGAAGTTCGACACGCCTGCGACCACCAACCCGATCGATCAGCTCAAGATCATCGGTCATGCGACCAGCCGGATCGACGGCCCGTTGAAGACCACCGGACGGGCCACCTATGCCTATGAGTGGCACGATGGCATCGTGCAGCCGGCCTATGGCTGCATCGTCGGCTCGGCCATTGCCAAGGGCCGGATCGCCTCGATCGACCTGTCGCTCGCCAAGGCCGCGCCGGGCGTCATCGCGATCGTCACGGCCGAGAATGCCGGCAAGCTCGGCAAGGGCAACTACAACACGGCCAAGCTGCTCGGCGGGCCTGACATCGACCACTATCATCAGGCCATCGCAGTCGTCGTCGCCGAGACGTTCGAGCAGGCCCGCGCCGCGGCCCAACTCGTCAAGGTCGATTACGCCACCGCGAAGGGATCGTTCGATCTGTCAGCCGGACGGGACGGCGCCGCAAAGCCTTCCAGTCGCGGTGACGCTCCGCCCGACACGGCGGTCGGTGATTTCAACGGCGCCTTCGCGTCCGCGCCGGTGCATCTCGATGCGAGCTACACCACGCCGGACCAGGCCCATGCGATGATGGAGCCGCATGCGTCGATGGCGGCGTGGGATGGCGACAAGCTCACGCTCTGGACCTCCAACCAGATGATTGCCTGGACCGCCGGCGACGTTGCGAAGACGCTCGGACTGCCCAAGGAGAACGTTCGGCTGATCTCGCCGTTCATCGGCGGCGGCTTTGGCGGAAAGCTGTTCCTTCGATCGGATGCGGTGCTCGCGGCGCTCGGCGCGCGCGCGGCCAACCGCCCGGTCAAGGTGGCATTGCAGCGCCCCTTAATGTTCAACAACACGACGCATCGTCCGGCGACGATCCAGCGCATTCGCATCGGTGCGAACAGGGACGGCAAGATCACTGCGATCGGGCACGAGAGCTGGTCGGGCAATTTGCCGGAGGGCCGGCCGGAGACGGCGGTCCAGCAGACCCGTCTGCTCTATGCCGGTGAGAACCGGATGACGGCGATGCGTCTTGCCATGCTGGATCTGCCCGAAGGCAACGCGATGCGCGCGCCCGGCGAGGCGCCGGGCATGATGGCGCTCGAGATCGCCATGGACGAGATGGCGGAACGGCTGGGGATCGATCCGATCGAATTCCGTGCGCGCAACGACACCCAGGTCGATCCTGAGCATCCGAACCGGCCATTCTCGCAGCGTCAGCTCGTCGAGTGCATGCGGGTCGGCGCGGAGCGCTTCCGCTGGGACAAGCGACATGCCGAGCCCCGCAAGCAGCGCGATGGCCGCTGGCTGGTCGGCATGGGCATGGCTGCCGCGTTCCGCAACAATCTTCTGATGAAGTCAGGGGCGCGCGTTCGCCTCGACGGCCAGGGGCGCGTGACCGTCGAGACCGACATGACCGATATCGGAACCGGCAGCTATACGATCATCGCCCAGACCGCCGCGGAGATGATGGGGGTGCCGCTGGAGAAGGTCGTCGTACGACTAGGCGACTCCAGCTTCCCGGTATCCGCCGGCTCCGGCGGGCAGTTCGGCGCGAACAATTCGACCTCGGGCGTCTATGCCGCCTGCGTCAAGCTGCGCGAGGCGGTGGCGCAGAAGCTCGGCTTCAACTCCGCGGACATTGCATTCGCGGATGGCCAGGTGTCGTCGGGTAACCGCAGCGTTCCGTTGGGGCAGGCGGCGTCGGACGGCGAACTCAAGGCAGAGGATTCGATCGAGTACGGCGATCTCGCCAAGACCCATCAGCAATCGACGTTCGGCGCGCATTTCGTCGAGCTCGGCGTTGACGTCGCGACCGCGGAGATCAGAGTTCGTCGCATGCTCGCCGTCTGTGCCGCAGGACGCATCCTCAACCCGAAGACGGCGCGCAGCCAGGTCATTGGCGCCATGACCATGGGCGTGGGGGCGGCACTCATGGAGGAGCTCGTGGTGGACAAGCGCGCCGGCTTTTTCGTCAATCACGACCTGGCCGGCTACGAGGTGCCCGTCCATGCGGACATTCCGCATCAGGACACGATCTTCCTGGACGAGACGGACCCGATGTCCTCGCCAATGAAGGCAAAGGGCATCGCTGAGCTCGGGATATGCGGCGTCGCCGCGGCGCTGGCCAACGCCATCTACAACGCGACCGGCATCAGGGTGCGGGATTACCCGATTACGCTGGACAAGCTGCTGGAGCACATGCCCGACGCTTGA
- a CDS encoding FAD binding domain-containing protein yields MKSFTYEKANSPAAAASAAVSNSNAKFIAGGTNLLDLMKLEIETPSHLVDVNGLGFDKIEPTPDGGLRIGALVRNTALAADERVRRDYALLSRALLAGASGQLRNKATTAGNLLQRTRCPYFYDTNQKCNKRSPGSGCAAIGGVTRQHAVIGASEACIATHPSDMAIAMRALDATVQTVRPDGSMRDIPIADLHRLPGDTPHIETTLASGELITSVTLPKPVGGTQIYRKVRDRASYAFALVSVGAIVQRDGTGRVAVGGVAHKPWRVEAAEAEMPHGAKAVAARLLEGARPTKENAFKLSLVERTLGAVLTEAKG; encoded by the coding sequence ATGAAGTCCTTTACCTATGAGAAGGCGAATTCGCCCGCGGCGGCGGCATCTGCGGCCGTCAGCAACAGCAACGCGAAATTCATCGCCGGCGGCACCAACCTGCTTGATCTGATGAAGCTCGAGATCGAGACGCCGTCCCATCTGGTGGACGTCAACGGCCTGGGATTCGACAAGATCGAACCGACGCCCGACGGCGGACTTCGCATCGGCGCGCTCGTGCGCAACACGGCCCTTGCCGCCGACGAGCGGGTCCGGCGCGACTATGCCCTGCTGTCGCGCGCGCTGCTTGCCGGCGCGTCCGGGCAATTGCGCAACAAGGCGACCACCGCCGGCAATTTGCTGCAACGGACACGCTGCCCGTATTTCTATGACACCAACCAGAAGTGCAACAAACGCAGCCCGGGCAGCGGCTGCGCGGCCATCGGCGGCGTGACCCGCCAGCATGCGGTGATCGGCGCGAGCGAGGCCTGCATCGCGACGCATCCGAGCGACATGGCGATCGCCATGCGCGCGCTCGATGCGACCGTGCAGACGGTTCGTCCGGACGGCTCCATGCGAGATATTCCGATTGCCGATCTCCACCGTCTGCCGGGAGATACCCCGCACATCGAGACGACGCTGGCTTCGGGCGAGTTGATCACGTCCGTGACGCTGCCAAAGCCCGTTGGCGGAACGCAGATCTATCGGAAGGTCCGTGACCGCGCGTCCTATGCGTTCGCGCTGGTGTCGGTCGGAGCGATCGTCCAGCGCGACGGAACGGGACGCGTCGCCGTCGGCGGTGTTGCCCACAAGCCATGGCGGGTCGAGGCGGCCGAAGCCGAAATGCCGCACGGCGCCAAGGCCGTCGCCGCGCGCCTGCTCGAAGGCGCGAGGCCGACGAAGGAGAACGCATTCAAGCTTTCGCTGGTGGAGCGAACCCTTGGCGCAGTCCTGACCGAAGCGAAAGGTTGA
- a CDS encoding TIGR03809 family protein, with amino-acid sequence MTHRQEAVRDAAGGRAIAARWCALAEQRLEHLSEMFETGRWRRYHSEIAFLENIQEAKRAVQTWRALATGGDVAAAAASVSPAFGWSPATMPRVFPREAQTMQPKAVHIAPETAVPVRLDPKPDVLAEITEAPLAPAAPLAAPAAVVSFIAPAAVAPLKAPAARTPPTAPVVRPPNVAPAAMAPLTAPAVKPPVAAPAAMAALLPQFAPPAAEIVAAPERVVEFTFSLDGLEAKYPLLRNAF; translated from the coding sequence ATGACACATCGCCAAGAAGCTGTTCGCGACGCGGCTGGGGGCCGCGCCATTGCGGCACGCTGGTGCGCTCTCGCCGAGCAGCGGCTGGAACATCTCTCCGAAATGTTCGAGACCGGACGCTGGCGCCGCTATCACTCCGAGATCGCATTTCTCGAAAACATCCAGGAAGCCAAGCGCGCCGTCCAGACCTGGCGCGCGCTCGCGACCGGTGGCGACGTCGCCGCGGCGGCCGCGAGTGTCTCGCCCGCATTCGGCTGGTCCCCGGCGACCATGCCCCGCGTGTTTCCGCGCGAGGCGCAGACCATGCAGCCGAAGGCCGTCCATATCGCGCCCGAGACCGCCGTGCCGGTCAGGCTCGATCCCAAGCCGGACGTTCTCGCCGAAATCACCGAGGCCCCGCTCGCTCCGGCGGCACCGCTCGCGGCGCCTGCCGCGGTGGTATCGTTCATTGCTCCCGCTGCCGTCGCACCGCTCAAGGCTCCGGCTGCGAGGACGCCGCCAACCGCACCTGTTGTGAGGCCGCCGAACGTCGCGCCCGCTGCAATGGCACCGCTCACGGCGCCTGCCGTGAAGCCGCCGGTTGCCGCGCCTGCTGCAATGGCAGCGCTCCTGCCGCAATTCGCCCCGCCCGCCGCCGAAATCGTCGCCGCCCCCGAGCGCGTCGTCGAATTCACCTTCAGCCTCGACGGCCTGGAAGCGAAGTATCCGCTGCTGAGGAACGCGTTCTAG